Proteins found in one Pelobacter seleniigenes DSM 18267 genomic segment:
- a CDS encoding alpha/beta fold hydrolase — protein MFLTSLILLLLVATFFYLIPLSSHFLRYLWWQFTTDIPVRSGVVISDNSAIHYQVYGQGQPVLLLHGGLSNKLSWFSQLPALADCGYRLILVDSRGHGLSALGQGELSYRLLANDALAVLDQLQIGRTDIVGWSDGANTALLMAELWPQRVARIVSISGNYDPAGLTPLAQQDNFELSTGLKYWLYRWWTGAGAKLSELEKRLKKLWRNGPKFSAADLRRITAPVLVIVGDHDIVTLEHTELMARLLPDSTLKIIHNGGHATLMTHPEQVNSLLREFLKTPETHCP, from the coding sequence ATGTTCCTGACCAGTCTTATCCTGTTGCTGCTCGTGGCGACATTCTTCTACCTGATCCCGCTGTCGAGCCATTTCCTGCGCTACCTGTGGTGGCAGTTTACCACCGATATCCCGGTCCGCAGCGGTGTCGTCATCTCGGACAACAGCGCAATCCATTATCAGGTTTACGGCCAGGGGCAGCCGGTCCTGCTGTTGCATGGTGGCCTCAGCAACAAGCTGAGCTGGTTCTCTCAGCTGCCCGCGCTGGCGGATTGCGGCTATCGACTGATTCTGGTCGATTCCAGGGGGCATGGGCTTTCCGCCCTGGGGCAGGGTGAATTGAGTTATCGGCTATTGGCCAACGACGCGCTGGCCGTGCTCGATCAGCTACAGATCGGTCGGACCGATATTGTCGGCTGGAGCGATGGAGCCAATACCGCCTTACTCATGGCCGAACTCTGGCCACAACGAGTCGCCAGGATTGTTTCCATCAGCGGTAATTACGACCCTGCGGGATTAACACCCCTGGCCCAGCAGGACAACTTCGAATTGTCCACCGGGCTGAAGTACTGGCTGTATCGCTGGTGGACCGGAGCCGGGGCAAAGCTCAGCGAACTGGAGAAACGGTTGAAAAAGCTCTGGCGCAACGGGCCGAAGTTCAGCGCCGCCGACCTGCGGCGGATTACCGCACCGGTCCTGGTGATTGTCGGTGATCACGACATCGTCACCCTGGAGCATACCGAGCTGATGGCCCGGCTGCTTCCTGACAGCACCCTGAAGATTATTCACAACGGCGGTCACGCCACCCTGATGACCCATCCCGAGCAAGTCAACAGCCTGCTGCGTGAGTTCCTCAAAACCCCGGAAACGCACTGCCCTTAA
- a CDS encoding class I SAM-dependent methyltransferase, producing the protein MKDAKTATRQLAREYAAQGDPDGWFEEFYARADGDIQKVYWADLEPNPLLVDWLEENPAPPGRRAITIGCGLGDDAELLAQYGYQVVAFDISASAIAMCRQRYPASRVDYLVADLFDYPEQWRRSFDLVYECNTVQILSGENRAKSIVAIAELAAPLGEVLVSCRSRDGDVNPQAFPIELDRDEIDGFQRAGLLETHFLAYDDHQDPPVPHFFAVYQRPPAA; encoded by the coding sequence ATGAAAGATGCAAAAACCGCAACCCGGCAGTTGGCCAGAGAATACGCCGCGCAGGGTGATCCGGACGGCTGGTTCGAGGAATTTTACGCCCGGGCCGACGGCGATATTCAAAAAGTTTACTGGGCCGACCTGGAACCGAACCCTTTGCTGGTTGATTGGCTGGAAGAAAACCCGGCTCCGCCCGGTCGTCGCGCCATTACCATCGGTTGCGGTCTGGGCGACGATGCCGAGTTGCTGGCCCAGTACGGTTATCAGGTGGTGGCCTTTGATATCTCTGCCTCCGCCATTGCCATGTGCCGGCAGCGCTACCCCGCCAGTCGCGTGGACTACCTGGTGGCCGATCTGTTTGACTATCCTGAGCAATGGCGGCGCAGCTTTGATCTGGTCTATGAATGCAACACGGTCCAGATCCTCAGTGGTGAGAACCGGGCCAAATCCATTGTCGCCATTGCTGAACTGGCCGCTCCGCTGGGAGAAGTGCTGGTCTCCTGCCGCAGTCGCGATGGGGACGTGAATCCGCAGGCCTTTCCCATTGAACTGGACCGGGATGAAATTGACGGCTTTCAGCGGGCCGGCTTGCTCGAGACCCACTTTCTTGCCTATGATGATCATCAGGACCCGCCGGTGCCGCACTTCTTCGCGGTCTATCAGCGTCCGCCAGCTGCTTAA
- a CDS encoding MlaD family protein codes for MKRLKLGWPLLLGLVMISLTGCKDGPLDLSIRYDSLDNLKPRAPVYYQSTRVGQVEKISSTRNGDYLVEIAIDPDQRSVATDHSRFYLTYDPTDAEQTALVIEQDPPGGTVLAAGSIVAGEKRLGLINRLASSLQQAESEAAKQLNQALASLQGSLSAGSQRLNAQLESSLTEIENYFRDLDQSLNSPRNKEELRQLQQSLDAFVAEFNRAGQELQNKLREEVLPQLRQQLEALKKRLEREHKTEEAQQVDGELERILSV; via the coding sequence ATGAAAAGATTGAAGTTGGGCTGGCCGCTGTTGTTGGGGCTGGTCATGATATCCCTGACCGGCTGCAAGGACGGCCCGCTGGACTTGTCAATTCGCTACGACTCATTGGACAATTTGAAACCCCGGGCTCCAGTGTATTACCAGTCCACCCGGGTTGGCCAAGTGGAGAAAATTTCTTCCACCCGGAACGGCGATTACCTGGTCGAGATTGCCATCGACCCGGATCAGCGCAGCGTGGCCACGGATCATTCCCGATTTTATCTGACCTATGATCCGACCGATGCCGAGCAGACCGCCCTGGTGATTGAACAGGATCCCCCTGGCGGAACGGTCCTGGCCGCTGGCAGTATCGTGGCGGGCGAAAAACGCCTGGGGCTGATCAACCGCCTGGCCAGCAGCCTGCAGCAGGCCGAAAGCGAAGCCGCGAAACAACTCAACCAGGCCCTGGCCAGCCTGCAGGGATCGTTGTCGGCAGGGTCGCAGCGTCTGAACGCGCAGCTGGAAAGCTCCCTCACCGAGATCGAGAATTATTTCCGCGATCTTGATCAATCCCTGAATTCTCCCCGCAACAAAGAAGAGCTCCGGCAGCTGCAACAGTCCTTGGATGCTTTTGTCGCAGAATTCAACCGTGCCGGGCAGGAACTGCAAAATAAGCTTCGCGAAGAGGTCCTGCCGCAGTTGCGGCAGCAGCTGGAGGCGCTGAAGAAGCGTCTGGAGCGGGAGCACAAGACCGAGGAGGCCCAGCAGGTGGATGGTGAGCTGGAGCGGATATTGAGTGTTTAA